A single window of Psychromonas ingrahamii 37 DNA harbors:
- a CDS encoding MltR family transcriptional regulator, which translates to MPTFSRLKFDIDIVETLSEAETAYVFFTASFDLFEDAIDILIQNVFRKDDYAVKYAVEPLLNNDGPLAQLAIRIKLLYGLGLLSQDAYQDIEKFIALKTFVQSEGESIDFLSPLLFERINAISAVAEMIPINADDNQPEESSHFIVQMKLDHNRQVIKSSLILAITEIIKELHRDTSLS; encoded by the coding sequence ATGCCAACATTTTCTCGCCTAAAGTTTGATATTGATATTGTCGAAACGCTTTCTGAAGCGGAAACAGCTTATGTTTTTTTTACCGCCAGTTTTGATCTGTTTGAAGATGCCATTGATATTCTAATTCAAAATGTTTTTAGAAAAGATGATTATGCGGTGAAATATGCTGTGGAGCCCTTATTAAACAATGATGGTCCATTGGCACAGTTAGCTATTCGTATCAAACTGTTATACGGGTTAGGGTTATTATCTCAGGACGCCTATCAAGATATTGAGAAGTTTATTGCCTTAAAAACGTTTGTTCAGTCCGAAGGTGAATCAATAGATTTTCTTTCACCTCTGCTATTTGAGCGCATAAATGCGATTAGTGCAGTGGCTGAAATGATTCCTATTAATGCAGATGATAATCAACCAGAAGAAAGTTCGCATTTTATAGTGCAGATGAAACTGGATCATAATAGACAGGTCATTAAGTCGTCATTGATTCTGGCCATCACTGAAATCATAAAAGAACTGCATAGAGATACTTCATTAAGTTAA
- a CDS encoding PTS mannitol transporter subunit IICBA yields the protein MLSSQSKIKVQNFGRLLSNMVMPNIGAFIAWGLITALFIPTGWIPNETLATMVGPMIKYMLPLLIGYTGGKIIAGERGAVVGAIATMGVIVGTDIPMFMGAMIVGPLGGLAIKKFDAAIHGKVKSGFEMLVNNFSSGIIGMVLAIIAYVVIGPAVKMLSTALAAGVDVLVVNNLLPLTSIFVEPAKILFLNNAINHGIFTPLGIAQSESLGQSVFFLIEANPGPGLGLLLAYMVFGKGSAKETAPGAVIIHFFGGIHEIYFPYVLMNPRLILSVIAGGMTGVFVLTLFDAGLISPASPGSIFAVLAMTPKGAYMGILLSVAAAAAVSFVVASILMKTQKTVAGDEVALEEAANQMRDMKQSAKGQATGNDRVDMSAVKKIIVACDAGMGSSAMGASLLRKKVQAANLNIEVINTAINDLPGDVDIVVTHKDLTDRARKHAPNAQHISLTNFLDNAMYDNLVKDLKSAKS from the coding sequence ATGCTGTCATCACAATCCAAGATTAAAGTACAAAACTTTGGTCGCTTATTGTCAAATATGGTTATGCCAAATATTGGCGCCTTTATCGCATGGGGTTTAATTACCGCATTATTCATTCCAACGGGGTGGATACCTAACGAAACATTAGCCACCATGGTTGGGCCGATGATCAAATATATGCTGCCGCTCTTAATTGGTTATACCGGTGGTAAAATTATAGCCGGAGAGCGTGGTGCCGTTGTAGGTGCAATAGCGACAATGGGTGTGATTGTTGGTACAGATATTCCAATGTTTATGGGTGCGATGATTGTTGGTCCGTTAGGCGGCCTGGCAATTAAGAAATTTGATGCTGCCATTCACGGTAAAGTGAAAAGTGGTTTTGAAATGTTGGTTAACAACTTTTCATCCGGTATTATTGGTATGGTGCTGGCGATTATTGCTTACGTAGTGATTGGTCCTGCTGTTAAAATGTTATCGACAGCCCTTGCTGCTGGTGTTGATGTTTTAGTAGTCAATAACCTGCTTCCTTTGACTTCTATTTTTGTTGAACCGGCAAAGATTTTGTTCCTTAATAATGCGATTAACCATGGTATTTTCACGCCGCTGGGTATTGCGCAGTCAGAGTCTCTTGGTCAATCTGTTTTCTTCTTAATTGAAGCAAACCCGGGTCCAGGTTTAGGTCTTCTTTTAGCCTACATGGTGTTCGGTAAAGGTTCTGCAAAAGAAACAGCTCCTGGTGCCGTCATTATCCACTTCTTTGGTGGTATCCATGAAATTTACTTCCCTTATGTATTGATGAATCCGCGTCTTATCCTATCTGTTATTGCAGGTGGTATGACAGGCGTATTCGTTCTTACTCTATTCGATGCCGGTCTTATCTCTCCTGCATCTCCTGGTTCTATCTTTGCTGTTTTAGCCATGACGCCTAAAGGCGCATATATGGGTATTCTTCTATCTGTTGCTGCTGCTGCCGCTGTTTCTTTTGTTGTGGCATCTATTCTGATGAAAACACAAAAAACGGTTGCCGGTGATGAAGTTGCACTAGAAGAAGCTGCAAACCAAATGCGCGACATGAAGCAAAGCGCTAAAGGTCAAGCAACAGGAAATGACCGCGTTGATATGTCTGCCGTTAAAAAAATCATTGTTGCTTGTGATGCAGGTATGGGTTCAAGTGCAATGGGCGCAAGTCTATTACGCAAAAAAGTGCAAGCTGCAAATTTAAATATTGAAGTGATTAATACTGCGATCAATGATTTGCCTGGTGATGTTGATATTGTTGTTACTCATAAAGATTTAACCGACAGAGCACGTAAGCATGCGCCCAATGCACAGCATATTTCATTAACTAATTTCTTAGATAATGCGATGTATGACAATTTGGTTAAAGATCTTAAATCGGCTAAAAGCTAG
- a CDS encoding YbaK/EbsC family protein produces MDKNHIKYQLLQHKPSKNSLSSAIQAHIKTSQLVKAIMLEDLQGGKLMAILPASHKISLNALNTHFNRQFHLMKESHIYEIFEDCKHGAVPPLAQAYEINRVYDEFLMRQDNLYLEAGDHISLIQLSPEEFKKLMQYSVPLKFSYRLFH; encoded by the coding sequence TTGGATAAAAATCATATCAAGTATCAGCTATTGCAACACAAACCAAGCAAAAATTCCCTTAGTTCTGCCATTCAAGCCCATATTAAAACATCACAACTTGTCAAAGCTATCATGCTTGAAGATCTTCAGGGTGGTAAGTTGATGGCAATTTTACCGGCTAGTCATAAAATCAGTTTAAATGCATTAAATACACATTTTAATCGCCAGTTTCACCTTATGAAAGAATCGCATATTTACGAAATTTTTGAAGATTGTAAACATGGTGCTGTCCCGCCTCTCGCACAGGCATATGAAATCAACAGAGTCTATGATGAGTTTTTAATGCGCCAGGATAATTTATATTTGGAAGCCGGTGATCATATTTCTTTAATACAACTTTCTCCGGAAGAATTTAAGAAACTAATGCAGTATTCTGTGCCTCTGAAGTTCAGCTACCGCTTATTTCATTAA